From Verrucomicrobia bacterium S94, the proteins below share one genomic window:
- a CDS encoding discoidin domain-containing protein has product MKNQLKTVTVAALAILFTGSAIAEEMEKLELELPKPLFAGTPKQIRTRNLEKPGTPPPEIMVPKGTVNIAEGKEVTSSDDFPVIGELEYITDGDKDGADGSYVELGPGVQWVQIDLGEVKTIYAVALWHYHAQARAYRDVIIQVSDDAEFVEGVTTIFNNDHDNSAGLGVGKGKEYIETYKGKLVDAKGIKGQYIRLYSNGSTGSDMNHYIEVEVFGK; this is encoded by the coding sequence ATGAAAAACCAATTGAAAACAGTAACTGTTGCAGCACTTGCCATTCTGTTCACCGGATCCGCTATTGCTGAAGAAATGGAAAAACTCGAACTCGAGCTGCCGAAACCGTTGTTTGCCGGTACCCCGAAACAGATCCGCACCCGTAATCTTGAAAAGCCGGGTACGCCTCCGCCGGAAATTATGGTTCCGAAAGGCACGGTCAATATCGCTGAAGGCAAAGAAGTCACCAGTTCGGACGACTTTCCGGTCATCGGCGAACTGGAGTACATCACCGATGGCGACAAAGACGGAGCAGACGGTTCCTATGTTGAACTCGGCCCCGGGGTTCAGTGGGTGCAGATTGATCTCGGTGAAGTCAAAACAATCTATGCCGTTGCTTTGTGGCACTATCATGCACAGGCCCGCGCTTACCGCGATGTAATCATTCAGGTTTCTGACGATGCTGAGTTTGTTGAAGGTGTTACAACCATCTTTAATAACGACCATGACAACTCTGCCGGCCTTGGGGTTGGAAAAGGCAAAGAATACATCGAGACCTACAAAGGAAAACTGGTTGACGCTAAAGGTATTAAAGGACAGTACATTCGCCTTTATTCCAATGGATCGACCGGATCTGATATGAATCACTACATCGAAGTGGAAGTCTTCGGTAAATAA
- a CDS encoding FAD:protein FMN transferase, with product MNENVHSFSHEAMTTSFEVIIDSENREYARQTADAVFRRIDHLENLLSRYNAGSDVGQINLLDAGESIRVGTEVIECLEAALWAHSVTGGLFDPTLGAGIQWLEIDRENFTVGWKSEGKASLDLGGVGKGYALDDVTTILEDWDMTEVVLNGGGSTVLALGREWTLGVGGPWGEKVGLSEVTLKNRALSGSGTEVKGAHIINPKTRKPAQRHLAAWAIHPSAAKADALSTAFMMMENKKIEALCKMHPEITAYVVEPDESLIKIGV from the coding sequence ATGAACGAAAACGTCCACAGTTTTTCTCATGAAGCAATGACCACTTCGTTTGAGGTCATCATTGATTCTGAAAACCGGGAATATGCCCGGCAGACCGCTGACGCTGTTTTCCGCCGTATCGACCATCTTGAAAATCTGCTGAGCCGATATAATGCCGGCAGTGATGTTGGACAGATTAACCTGCTTGATGCCGGAGAATCCATACGCGTGGGAACCGAAGTGATTGAATGCCTTGAAGCGGCCCTATGGGCGCACAGCGTTACCGGCGGACTTTTTGACCCGACGCTGGGAGCCGGTATCCAATGGCTGGAAATCGACCGCGAAAATTTCACGGTCGGCTGGAAATCCGAAGGTAAGGCTTCGCTTGATCTCGGCGGAGTCGGAAAAGGCTATGCCCTGGATGATGTAACCACAATTCTGGAGGACTGGGATATGACCGAAGTCGTGCTCAACGGCGGCGGAAGTACAGTGCTGGCCCTCGGCCGTGAATGGACGTTGGGCGTCGGCGGCCCCTGGGGTGAAAAAGTCGGGCTCTCGGAAGTCACCCTTAAAAACCGGGCACTGAGCGGTTCCGGAACCGAGGTGAAAGGAGCACATATTATCAACCCGAAAACCCGAAAACCCGCTCAACGGCACCTTGCTGCCTGGGCCATTCATCCCTCCGCAGCAAAAGCCGATGCTTTGTCAACAGCCTTTATGATGATGGAGAATAAAAAAATTGAAGCGCTCTGTAAAATGCACCCCGAAATTACGGCTTATGTCGTTGAACCCGATGAATCGTTAATTAAAATCGGTGTCTGA
- a CDS encoding DUF1080 domain-containing protein, translating into MKKTILTFTAVAAAFAVNAAEKKNPHADNPFLPDGYRVHDYSRPLPPVVTPGEKSCLPPSDAYVLFDGTDLTEWVGTVSTNKKKYYNPDGKALWKVQDGYMEVNGTGSLISRKQFGDCQIHLEWMTPNDSESLNKKDQGRGNSGVFIMGRYEIQVLDCFENTSYADGMTAALYGQHPALANACRPAGQWQTYDIIFRAPRFEGDKVISPAAATVIHNGVVVQNNTEFLGISTYKKLPKYWPHPEKGPLLLQDHNNPIRYRNIWVREL; encoded by the coding sequence ATGAAAAAAACAATCCTTACTTTCACAGCAGTTGCTGCAGCGTTTGCTGTAAACGCCGCCGAAAAAAAGAACCCTCACGCCGATAATCCTTTCCTGCCGGACGGATATCGCGTGCATGATTACAGTCGGCCTCTTCCTCCTGTGGTTACACCGGGCGAAAAATCCTGCCTGCCTCCTTCTGATGCCTATGTCCTGTTCGACGGTACCGATCTGACAGAATGGGTCGGTACGGTGAGTACCAATAAAAAGAAATATTACAATCCGGACGGAAAAGCGTTGTGGAAGGTGCAGGACGGATATATGGAAGTCAATGGTACCGGCAGTCTGATCAGCAGAAAACAGTTCGGTGACTGCCAGATTCACCTCGAATGGATGACCCCGAACGATTCTGAAAGTTTAAATAAAAAAGATCAGGGCCGCGGCAACAGCGGTGTTTTCATTATGGGAAGATATGAAATTCAGGTACTCGACTGTTTTGAAAATACCTCCTATGCCGACGGTATGACCGCTGCGCTTTACGGCCAGCATCCGGCATTGGCCAATGCCTGCCGACCGGCCGGTCAATGGCAGACGTATGACATTATTTTCCGGGCACCGCGCTTTGAAGGCGACAAAGTGATTTCCCCGGCAGCGGCCACCGTGATCCATAATGGTGTGGTGGTTCAGAACAACACCGAATTCCTGGGGATTTCAACCTATAAAAAACTACCGAAATACTGGCCCCATCCTGAAAAGGGTCCTCTCCTGCTGCAGGACCACAACAATCCGATTCGTTACCGTAACATCTGGGTGCGCGAACTTTAA
- a CDS encoding Gfo/Idh/MocA family oxidoreductase produces MNRTQFMQTAAAGTVLASLKARAVENAELSARKNPDQLNIAFIGAGAQGQILMQSCVRIPGIRIKAVCDIWEKYNLRYGTRYIYSQQREMPKGYVDYKEMLANHKDELDAVVVASPDWMHAEHANACMEAGLHVYCEKEMSNSLEKAATMVKTQRATGKLLQIGHQRRSNPRYLHAIDLLIHEQQLLGQVTTATAQWNRAKADDIGFPAKYPVPAEVLDQYGYNSMMEFRNWRWYKKYGGGPIVDLGSHQIDIFEWVWETNAKSVIASGGNDFYAHREWYDNVMAIYEFDTPTGTARAFYETQTTTGRGGFSEAFRGTNGYLEIAEVPAQGNAVFREAHAPESQWEELAAKGLIKAKPTAIKKTATKNKAVDVRVTEAATGWPLPIDLSKPAHQPHLENFFNAIRYGTPLNCPAEKGYETAVAVLSVNQAVATSQKIEFKKSDFHV; encoded by the coding sequence ATGAATAGAACTCAATTTATGCAAACGGCTGCGGCCGGAACCGTTCTGGCGTCGCTGAAGGCGCGTGCGGTGGAAAATGCCGAGCTTTCAGCCCGGAAGAATCCGGATCAGCTGAACATCGCCTTTATCGGTGCCGGCGCACAGGGCCAGATTCTGATGCAGTCCTGCGTTCGTATTCCAGGCATCCGTATTAAAGCGGTATGTGATATCTGGGAAAAATACAATCTGCGCTATGGAACACGCTATATTTACAGTCAGCAGCGTGAAATGCCCAAAGGCTATGTGGACTACAAAGAAATGCTGGCGAACCACAAAGATGAGCTTGATGCCGTCGTGGTTGCCTCCCCGGACTGGATGCATGCCGAACATGCCAATGCGTGCATGGAAGCAGGCCTCCATGTTTACTGCGAAAAGGAAATGTCCAACTCGCTGGAAAAAGCAGCCACAATGGTGAAAACCCAGCGAGCCACCGGTAAACTGCTGCAGATCGGTCACCAGCGCCGTTCCAATCCGCGTTATCTCCATGCCATTGATCTACTGATTCACGAACAACAACTGCTGGGTCAGGTGACCACGGCAACCGCACAGTGGAACCGTGCCAAAGCGGATGATATCGGCTTCCCGGCCAAATACCCGGTTCCGGCGGAAGTGCTGGATCAGTATGGCTATAACTCCATGATGGAGTTCCGTAACTGGCGCTGGTACAAAAAATACGGCGGCGGTCCGATTGTCGACCTGGGTTCACACCAGATTGATATTTTTGAATGGGTCTGGGAAACCAACGCTAAATCCGTCATTGCCTCCGGTGGCAACGATTTCTATGCCCACCGGGAATGGTATGACAATGTTATGGCCATTTATGAATTTGACACACCTACCGGCACGGCCCGTGCTTTTTATGAAACGCAGACGACCACGGGGCGCGGCGGATTCTCCGAGGCATTCCGCGGAACCAACGGCTATCTTGAAATTGCGGAAGTCCCGGCTCAGGGCAATGCGGTTTTCCGTGAAGCACACGCTCCGGAATCCCAGTGGGAAGAGCTGGCGGCCAAAGGGCTGATCAAAGCCAAACCGACGGCCATTAAGAAAACAGCCACAAAGAATAAAGCGGTCGATGTCCGTGTTACGGAAGCCGCCACCGGATGGCCGCTGCCGATTGACCTTTCAAAACCGGCCCACCAGCCGCATCTGGAAAACTTTTTCAATGCCATCCGCTACGGAACCCCGCTGAACTGTCCCGCTGAAAAAGGATACGAAACTGCAGTTGCTGTTCTGTCGGTAAACCAGGCTGTTGCAACCAGCCAGAAAATTGAATTCAAGAAATCGGACTTCCACGTGTGA
- a CDS encoding HEAT repeat domain-containing protein, with product MNVRLSTLCLVFAASVAGAQLEALRTLTPDQDQKIRRPIEARVFGTEPENFRKLENELLEIFQSPETTLEGKRYTCRLLRHCASEACVPVLKKELLNPDLSAFVRMVFQGLESDAVDSALLAALPEAPADLQIGIISTLSARGTTEAVSEIIPFLESENADLQFSSIRALGNIGGKKAVKALAQATVNPQFSKVLKEAQLAAVEGVKPSFFGLFSANSDKKVYAAMLADEDPAIRSAALGAMVKTDPADAADAVFQALENENSDLRKTAYSLLPQLPTQSLTDIESEDPEIELLVLHELAVRREAAGEAFAVEKMQRENDAVRKAAIYALGQIGGTSAFQLIPAAASDQTAFDALCAANAEGLDAAILDALKSAKDEKVKVQYINCLSARQAEGALPEFVKLASKDWSRTCAATISGMANLVNVDTFGTYADLLLKTDSKKKIGALEKSIAQAAQRMPDPDACAATLIAAYNKAEGEVLYTIIRSLGSIGGKNARGVLEQAMSSEDPLARDAAIRGLCNWPNADVADQLLELAKNAPEDKYKLFALRGYIRLAGTFNTEAEALPMCRNAAALASRPEEIRMILSTVKRYKSEDVIQFIAPYIDNPEVVDEAGQAMIEQTWHWKTKKPAVPHLKHYAERTQNEQMKSYALQTIESVMN from the coding sequence ATGAATGTACGTTTATCAACTCTCTGCCTCGTTTTCGCCGCATCCGTTGCCGGTGCACAGCTCGAAGCACTCCGTACACTGACTCCGGATCAGGATCAGAAAATACGCCGCCCGATCGAAGCTCGGGTTTTTGGAACGGAACCGGAAAATTTCCGGAAACTTGAAAATGAACTCCTGGAAATTTTCCAATCGCCGGAAACGACGCTCGAAGGCAAACGGTACACCTGCCGTCTGCTACGCCACTGTGCATCTGAGGCCTGTGTTCCGGTACTGAAAAAGGAACTGTTGAACCCGGATCTGTCCGCGTTCGTCCGTATGGTCTTTCAAGGACTGGAAAGCGATGCGGTGGACAGCGCCCTGCTGGCCGCCCTGCCGGAGGCTCCGGCTGACCTCCAAATCGGAATAATCAGTACACTCAGTGCCCGCGGAACAACGGAAGCGGTTTCTGAAATTATACCGTTCCTGGAATCGGAAAATGCCGATCTCCAGTTTTCCTCCATCCGTGCTTTGGGAAATATCGGTGGTAAAAAAGCGGTAAAAGCATTGGCTCAGGCTACGGTCAATCCACAGTTTTCGAAGGTTTTGAAGGAAGCGCAGCTGGCCGCCGTTGAAGGTGTAAAGCCCTCCTTCTTCGGGCTTTTTTCGGCGAATTCCGATAAAAAGGTATACGCCGCTATGCTGGCGGATGAAGATCCGGCAATCCGTTCCGCTGCACTCGGCGCCATGGTGAAGACCGATCCTGCCGACGCGGCCGATGCTGTTTTCCAGGCCCTGGAAAATGAAAATTCCGATCTTCGGAAAACTGCATACTCGCTGCTGCCTCAGCTGCCGACCCAATCACTGACGGATATTGAATCAGAAGATCCTGAAATTGAACTGCTCGTACTTCATGAACTGGCGGTCCGCCGCGAAGCGGCCGGCGAGGCGTTTGCCGTTGAAAAAATGCAGCGGGAAAACGATGCGGTTCGGAAAGCGGCGATATATGCGCTGGGTCAGATCGGCGGCACATCGGCTTTTCAGCTGATTCCGGCGGCGGCATCCGATCAGACCGCCTTCGATGCTTTGTGTGCTGCAAATGCCGAGGGGCTTGATGCCGCTATTCTTGATGCACTGAAAAGTGCCAAAGACGAAAAGGTGAAAGTTCAATATATCAACTGTCTTTCCGCCCGTCAGGCCGAAGGTGCTCTTCCGGAATTTGTGAAACTGGCTTCCAAAGACTGGAGCCGCACCTGCGCGGCGACCATCAGTGGCATGGCCAATCTGGTTAACGTGGATACATTCGGTACCTATGCCGACCTGTTGCTGAAAACAGACAGTAAAAAGAAAATAGGGGCACTGGAAAAATCCATTGCCCAGGCCGCCCAGCGTATGCCTGACCCGGACGCCTGTGCAGCAACACTGATCGCTGCTTATAATAAAGCGGAAGGCGAAGTACTTTATACCATTATCCGCTCACTCGGAAGTATCGGAGGAAAAAATGCGCGTGGCGTTCTTGAACAGGCCATGAGCAGTGAAGATCCGCTGGCGCGGGATGCGGCAATCCGTGGACTTTGTAATTGGCCGAATGCGGATGTGGCGGACCAGCTGCTGGAACTCGCGAAAAATGCGCCGGAAGATAAATACAAGCTTTTCGCTCTTCGCGGTTATATTCGCCTGGCCGGAACCTTTAATACGGAGGCGGAAGCGCTGCCGATGTGCAGAAATGCGGCGGCCCTGGCCTCGCGGCCCGAGGAAATCCGTATGATTCTCTCAACGGTGAAACGGTACAAAAGTGAAGACGTAATTCAGTTTATTGCGCCGTACATCGATAATCCCGAAGTGGTGGATGAAGCCGGTCAGGCCATGATCGAACAGACCTGGCATTGGAAAACTAAAAAACCGGCGGTTCCGCACCTTAAACACTATGCAGAACGCACCCAAAATGAACAGATGAAGTCCTATGCACTGCAGACCATTGAATCGGTGATGAATTAA
- a CDS encoding ThuA domain-containing protein — MMKKWITLITASVISAGAAAQKNKNHQGPAKPEHVARVKKALPEKAPALPGKNRKILVVTRCEGFVHDSIAIGTEAVRLMGEKTGAYTMEETRELDLFNDKDLARFDAVLFLSTTQLKPTPEQQQALLEFVRGGKGIIGIHAATDNFYGWSEGAEMMGGLFCGHPWTAGCTVQMKLDEPNHPINQCFHGESFKVKDEIYQFKEPYSRENQRVLVSLDMNDPDTRAVKGGKPAKVSRTDGDFGVTWVRQEGKGRVFYCSMGHNHHIFWDNRILQHYLAGIQYALGDYDVPDEIK; from the coding sequence ATGATGAAAAAATGGATTACACTCATTACGGCATCCGTCATTTCCGCCGGCGCGGCGGCACAGAAAAATAAAAACCATCAGGGTCCTGCCAAACCGGAACATGTGGCCAGGGTCAAAAAGGCTCTCCCGGAAAAAGCACCGGCCCTCCCGGGAAAAAACCGGAAAATTCTGGTTGTTACCCGCTGTGAAGGTTTTGTGCACGACTCGATTGCCATCGGTACGGAGGCCGTCAGGCTGATGGGGGAAAAAACCGGTGCCTATACCATGGAGGAAACACGGGAACTTGATCTGTTCAACGACAAGGATCTGGCCCGTTTTGATGCCGTCCTGTTTCTGAGTACCACCCAGCTGAAACCGACCCCCGAACAGCAGCAGGCTTTGCTGGAGTTTGTACGCGGAGGCAAAGGCATCATCGGCATCCATGCCGCCACGGATAATTTCTACGGGTGGTCGGAAGGTGCTGAAATGATGGGCGGTCTCTTCTGCGGCCATCCGTGGACGGCCGGCTGCACGGTTCAGATGAAACTCGATGAACCAAACCATCCGATCAACCAATGCTTTCATGGGGAATCCTTTAAAGTGAAAGACGAGATCTATCAGTTTAAAGAACCCTATTCCCGTGAAAATCAACGTGTACTTGTGAGCCTTGATATGAATGATCCGGACACCAGAGCCGTGAAAGGCGGAAAACCGGCAAAGGTGAGCCGCACGGATGGCGATTTTGGCGTCACCTGGGTTCGGCAGGAAGGAAAAGGCCGTGTGTTCTACTGCTCCATGGGACACAACCACCACATCTTCTGGGATAACCGCATTCTTCAGCACTATCTCGCCGGAATCCAGTATGCCCTCGGCGATTACGATGTCCCGGATGAAATTAAATAA
- a CDS encoding twin-arginine translocation signal domain-containing protein, translated as MGIAMTSKLSRRNLLKTSALAGAAAGFPAIVPSTVLGATAPSNKITIGGIGTGSMGMGNLKGLLNQPDTRLLAVCDVDSRHRANAKRTIDSKYGNTDCTEYNDFRELLARDDIDAVFHALPDHWHGIICVAAANAGKDIYGQKPLARTIPEGRAIVEAVERNGVIWQTGSQQRSDGRFRMACELVRNGRLGKIKFAEARLPGGYGGGSAKTVPVPKELDYEMWLGPAPMQPHRDLGRGGSMHWNWRWLRDFSGGQITDWAGHNIDICHWALGLDETGPVEISGTGGFADSDLFNVITSFDFDLKYADGSLIKVTSKYGPGARFVGEEGEILVTREKIEASKPGILKDPIPSNGIRLYESRDHHRNFIDCVKSRRPCICPAETGHRSISAGLLGELAIYTGRTLKWDPENEIITNDSVANGLLTRSFREPWIL; from the coding sequence ATGGGAATTGCTATGACATCGAAACTTTCCAGACGTAACCTGCTGAAAACCTCAGCCCTTGCCGGAGCGGCGGCCGGATTCCCGGCTATTGTCCCTTCTACTGTATTGGGCGCAACAGCTCCCAGCAATAAAATCACCATCGGCGGTATCGGTACCGGCTCGATGGGCATGGGCAACCTCAAAGGACTGCTCAACCAGCCGGATACCCGCCTGCTGGCAGTGTGCGATGTGGATTCCCGCCATCGCGCCAATGCCAAACGAACCATCGATTCAAAATACGGAAACACCGACTGCACTGAATACAATGACTTCCGCGAACTGCTCGCCCGCGATGACATCGATGCGGTTTTCCATGCCCTGCCCGACCATTGGCACGGCATAATCTGCGTGGCGGCCGCCAATGCCGGAAAAGATATCTACGGCCAGAAACCGCTCGCCCGTACCATTCCGGAGGGACGTGCCATTGTCGAAGCCGTTGAACGCAACGGGGTAATCTGGCAGACCGGTTCACAGCAGCGCTCTGACGGACGGTTCCGGATGGCCTGCGAACTGGTGCGCAACGGAAGGCTGGGAAAAATAAAGTTTGCTGAAGCCCGCCTGCCGGGCGGTTATGGCGGCGGTTCCGCAAAAACGGTTCCGGTTCCGAAGGAACTGGACTATGAGATGTGGCTGGGACCAGCCCCGATGCAACCCCACCGTGATCTGGGCCGTGGCGGTTCCATGCACTGGAACTGGCGCTGGCTGCGCGATTTTTCGGGCGGACAGATTACCGACTGGGCCGGACACAATATTGATATCTGCCACTGGGCACTCGGGCTCGATGAAACCGGCCCGGTGGAAATCAGCGGAACCGGAGGCTTTGCAGACAGCGATCTGTTCAATGTCATCACCTCTTTTGATTTCGATCTGAAATATGCCGACGGCTCTTTGATCAAAGTCACCAGTAAATACGGTCCCGGCGCCCGTTTTGTGGGCGAAGAGGGCGAAATACTCGTCACCCGCGAAAAAATCGAAGCCAGCAAACCCGGCATTCTGAAAGATCCGATTCCCAGCAACGGAATCCGGCTTTATGAAAGCCGGGATCATCACCGGAACTTTATCGACTGCGTGAAAAGCCGCCGACCATGCATCTGCCCGGCCGAAACCGGACACCGCTCCATCAGTGCCGGACTGCTTGGAGAACTCGCGATCTACACCGGTCGCACTCTTAAGTGGGATCCGGAAAACGAGATCATCACGAACGATTCGGTAGCCAACGGCCTGCTTACCCGGTCGTTTCGCGAACCCTGGATTCTTTAA
- a CDS encoding sugar phosphate isomerase/epimerase, producing MGRPVTLFTGQWADIPLAELAPLAKEMGFDGLELACWGDHMEVDKAARSKKYCQEKIELLKDNGLECYAISHHLAGQLVCDLNNDGRSDMFAPPELAGDPEGQRKWAVKTMKNTAKAAANMGVKVVNGFTGSSIWHMLYSFPPASEQMIENGFKYFAKMWNPILDVFDKQGVRFALEVHPTEIAFDIITAKRALEAIGHREAFGFNFDPSHLVWQGVDPVRFLKTFPDRIYHVHMKDAAVTLDGESGILGSHLNFGTPGRGWDFRSVGRGDVKFEEIIRTLNAQNYQGPLSIEWEDAAMDRIAGATESCAFTKKVDFEKSDRVFDEAFDN from the coding sequence ATGGGAAGACCTGTAACACTTTTCACCGGACAATGGGCGGACATCCCGCTCGCAGAACTGGCCCCGTTGGCCAAGGAAATGGGCTTCGACGGTCTTGAACTCGCCTGCTGGGGCGATCATATGGAAGTCGATAAAGCCGCACGTTCCAAAAAATACTGTCAGGAAAAAATAGAACTGCTGAAAGACAACGGGCTCGAATGCTACGCCATCAGCCACCATCTCGCCGGTCAGCTGGTCTGCGATCTCAACAACGACGGACGCTCCGATATGTTTGCACCGCCGGAACTTGCCGGCGATCCGGAAGGACAGCGCAAATGGGCGGTTAAAACCATGAAAAACACCGCAAAGGCGGCTGCCAATATGGGCGTAAAAGTGGTAAACGGCTTCACCGGTTCCTCGATCTGGCACATGCTGTATTCGTTCCCGCCGGCCTCCGAGCAGATGATCGAAAACGGGTTTAAATATTTTGCCAAAATGTGGAATCCGATTCTGGATGTGTTCGATAAACAGGGCGTTCGTTTTGCCCTCGAAGTACACCCCACCGAAATTGCATTCGATATCATCACCGCAAAACGCGCACTCGAAGCCATCGGTCACCGTGAAGCATTCGGTTTCAACTTCGATCCCTCGCATCTGGTCTGGCAGGGCGTGGATCCGGTCCGCTTCCTGAAAACCTTCCCGGACCGCATCTACCACGTGCACATGAAAGATGCAGCGGTCACGCTGGACGGCGAAAGCGGCATTCTCGGCTCCCACCTCAATTTCGGTACCCCCGGCCGCGGCTGGGATTTTCGCAGTGTCGGCCGCGGTGATGTGAAATTCGAGGAGATTATCCGTACGCTGAATGCCCAGAATTATCAGGGGCCGCTCTCCATTGAGTGGGAAGATGCCGCGATGGATCGTATTGCCGGCGCAACCGAATCCTGTGCATTCACCAAAAAAGTGGATTTCGAGAAGTCCGACCGTGTCTTCGACGAAGCCTTTGACAACTGA
- a CDS encoding Gfo/Idh/MocA family oxidoreductase, with amino-acid sequence MDRKLKMGMVGGGPGAFIGDVHRKAARLDGKIDIVAGAFDIDPKKSRAMGQELCIDKSRTYNDVQSMIEGELALPADERIDFVSVCTPNHTHFPIAKAFLEAGFNVMCEKPMTLTVEEAEELKTIVQKSKKVFGLMHNYTAYPMVKLAKDMVKDGDIGKVRKVIVQYPQGWLARATEKEGNQQASWRTDPKKSGIAGCIGDIGTHAANLAEYITGLTIREVAADLTTFVKGRRLDDDGNCLLRFSKGAKGLLHASQVSIGQENNLAIWIHGEDGSLEWHQEHPNWLYVDKLGEPTQIWKRGNDYVGARSEAAGRATRLPFGHPEAFLEAFANNYCNFADTILAKEAKRKPTDLEKDFPGVKEGVIGMKFIKAVVESSNNNAEWTKL; translated from the coding sequence ATGGATAGAAAACTCAAAATGGGAATGGTCGGCGGAGGCCCCGGCGCTTTCATCGGCGACGTACACCGAAAAGCCGCGCGCCTCGACGGTAAAATCGACATCGTGGCCGGTGCCTTTGACATCGATCCGAAAAAATCGCGGGCAATGGGCCAAGAACTCTGCATCGATAAAAGCCGTACCTACAATGACGTCCAGTCGATGATTGAAGGCGAACTGGCCCTGCCCGCCGATGAACGGATCGATTTTGTTTCCGTCTGCACCCCGAACCACACCCATTTCCCGATCGCCAAAGCGTTTCTGGAAGCAGGTTTTAACGTTATGTGCGAAAAACCGATGACCCTTACCGTGGAAGAAGCGGAAGAGCTCAAAACCATTGTCCAGAAATCGAAAAAGGTCTTCGGCCTGATGCATAACTACACCGCCTACCCGATGGTCAAACTGGCCAAAGACATGGTGAAAGACGGCGACATCGGAAAAGTCCGCAAAGTCATCGTACAGTATCCGCAGGGCTGGCTGGCGCGCGCCACCGAAAAAGAAGGCAATCAGCAGGCCTCCTGGCGCACCGATCCGAAAAAATCCGGGATTGCCGGCTGCATCGGCGACATCGGAACACATGCCGCAAATCTGGCGGAATACATCACCGGGCTGACCATCCGCGAAGTGGCTGCCGACCTGACCACCTTTGTTAAAGGCCGCCGCCTCGACGACGACGGCAACTGCCTGCTGCGCTTCTCCAAAGGGGCCAAAGGTCTGCTGCATGCATCTCAGGTATCCATCGGACAGGAAAACAACCTTGCCATCTGGATTCACGGAGAAGACGGCTCGCTGGAATGGCATCAGGAACATCCGAACTGGCTCTATGTCGACAAACTCGGAGAGCCTACGCAGATCTGGAAACGCGGTAATGACTATGTCGGAGCCCGTTCTGAAGCTGCCGGCCGCGCAACACGCCTGCCCTTCGGTCATCCGGAAGCCTTCCTCGAAGCCTTTGCGAATAACTACTGCAACTTTGCCGACACCATTCTGGCAAAGGAAGCCAAACGCAAACCCACCGACCTGGAAAAAGATTTCCCAGGCGTGAAAGAAGGCGTTATCGGTATGAAATTTATCAAGGCGGTTGTGGAAAGTTCCAACAACAATGCCGAATGGACGAAACTTTAA